Proteins encoded within one genomic window of Synechococcus sp. PCC 7335:
- a CDS encoding DUF4349 domain-containing protein, whose product MKRSWTLLLIGSALATSSFSSCAQSPNESQVDFTEPAAVESDVAPDIDQVPTALEVEQASELPGERPQTTRPQLTKRAYLTLGVTSIEDSFGQVRQIIQKQQGDLLSLQDSSDRQRSLSLELRVPQERLDATLDDFTVLGEVRGRSISTEDVSSQIVDLQARLKNARKSEEALLELMGRTGEISDILEVSKELSNVRQTIEQMAAQQQNLQTKVRYSTITLELESAITITSDQPALSRQLANSWQLATHSVGSFTTNLLQIGLWLFAYSPYLVVLLCGAAIVKKVRLADRS is encoded by the coding sequence ATGAAACGCTCTTGGACGCTTTTGTTGATCGGATCTGCTTTAGCAACATCTAGCTTTAGTAGTTGTGCTCAATCACCTAACGAGAGTCAGGTAGACTTTACAGAACCAGCAGCAGTCGAAAGTGACGTTGCACCAGACATTGATCAGGTACCGACTGCTCTAGAGGTAGAACAAGCGAGCGAGTTACCAGGAGAACGACCTCAAACGACTAGACCTCAGCTGACCAAGCGAGCCTATCTAACCCTAGGGGTAACTTCAATAGAAGATAGCTTTGGGCAAGTCCGCCAGATTATTCAAAAGCAGCAAGGCGATTTGCTTTCCTTACAAGACAGCAGTGACCGTCAGCGCTCTCTTAGCCTTGAGCTACGGGTACCTCAAGAAAGGCTCGATGCGACGCTAGACGACTTTACGGTCTTAGGTGAGGTTCGCGGCCGATCAATCAGCACAGAAGACGTATCTAGTCAGATAGTGGATCTGCAGGCAAGGCTGAAAAATGCGCGAAAGTCAGAAGAAGCATTACTAGAACTGATGGGACGCACTGGAGAAATTTCAGATATACTCGAAGTCTCCAAGGAGCTAAGCAACGTCCGCCAAACAATTGAACAGATGGCGGCCCAGCAGCAGAACCTTCAGACTAAAGTGCGCTACTCGACGATTACCCTTGAACTGGAGAGCGCGATCACCATAACGTCAGATCAACCTGCACTCTCTCGCCAGCTTGCTAATTCTTGGCAATTGGCGACCCATTCTGTAGGCAGCTTCACTACTAATCTTTTGCAGATTGGTCTCTGGCTCTTCGCCTATAGTCCGTATTTGGTAGTTTTACTTTGCGGGGCAGCGATAGTCAAAAAAGTTAGATTAGCTGATCGCAGCTAG
- a CDS encoding DUF5615 family PIN-like protein — protein MPSLKLHLDADTSIKALHKALIERGHDVTRTPNNWMPEDASDKAQLLGASEHKRCIFTFNIKDFIVLSAQIPEHSGILLAAQRSWSLSDLIRAIDRVFTETQSEDWRSQVLWLNQWRE, from the coding sequence ATGCCTAGTTTAAAGCTGCACTTGGATGCCGATACATCTATCAAAGCCCTGCATAAAGCATTGATAGAGCGCGGACATGATGTCACGCGAACACCAAATAATTGGATGCCGGAAGATGCTAGCGATAAAGCCCAATTGTTGGGAGCTAGTGAGCATAAGCGATGCATATTTACCTTCAATATCAAGGATTTCATCGTATTATCAGCTCAAATTCCCGAGCACAGTGGCATTTTACTCGCGGCACAAAGAAGTTGGTCTTTGTCAGACTTAATCCGCGCTATTGATCGGGTGTTCACCGAGACTCAGAGTGAGGACTGGCGAAGTCAAGTCCTCTGGCTCAATCAATGGCGTGAATGA